A window of Zingiber officinale cultivar Zhangliang chromosome 5A, Zo_v1.1, whole genome shotgun sequence contains these coding sequences:
- the LOC121979310 gene encoding uncharacterized protein LOC121979310, with the protein MSCVALSALTLPHASSGLPRKTSSRRSLRAESHSCTASAAAESLPRLVLHDSLDEAGVETKLARDAREGFVKQIQRLSRIGGEASIVVRVGADLARASLQIAAEDDSLISHSSVPLPVDSFIERLDDLSMEFCSLYMPPLKSPPEVFIGNLERYFYVHKGFHRADAMSDARSLYLHSALTCRSGSAGILSLIYSEIIKMLRVYGFLEFDVEVHFPHDLSSLPRGYQKQKSQSSDQSHIITTKSLLVKILRDLKDTFWPFQYDRATSLFIRAAHAANLTFGSRTVGERHYNSRGSASGFEIASSKAAHHRIERGVWTIARFGDMRRALAACERLVLLDAGHEELRDYAILLYHCGFYEVCLQFLKLYQSTKDSCCNSGPDKMKELEEDLTLNLMARVNLILGEEGWSKSDVSTKYWGRSPEPW; encoded by the exons ATGAGTTGCGTCGCGCTGAGCGCCCTCACTCTCCCTCACGCTTCCTCCGGTCTCCCGAGGAAGACCTCTTCACGCCGCAGCCTCCGAGCGGAGTCCCACTCCTGCACGGCCAGCGCCGCCGCAGAGAGTCTACCGCGCCTTGTGCTCCACGACTCCCTCGATGAAGCCGGAGTCGAGACCAAGCTCGCCCGA GATGCCAGAGAAGGGTTCGTGAAACAGATACAGAGGCTGTCGAGAATCGGCGGAGAGGCGAGCATCGTCGTCAGGGTCGGAGCCGACCTCGCTAGGGCGTCGCTGCAGATCGCGGCGGAGGATGATTCGCTCATCTCCCACTCGTCGGTTCCGCTTCCGGTGGATTCTTTCATCGAACGGCTGGATGATCTTTCGATGGAGTTCTGCTCCCTCTACATGCCGCCTTTGAAGTCTCCGCCAGAGGTGTTTATTGGGAACCTTGAACGATATTTCTATGTTCACAAG GGATTTCATAGAGCCGATGCCATGTCGGATGCTCGATCCTTGTATCTTCATTCG GCTTTGACTTGTCGATCAGGATCAGCAGGCATACTGTCACTCATATACTCAGAAATTATAAAAATGTTACGAGTGTATGGCTTTTTGGAGTTTGATGTGGAGGTCCATTTTCCTCATGACCTTAGTAGTCTTCCTAGGGGATATCAGAAACAGAAAAGCCAATCATCTGATCAATCTCATATTATTACGACGAAGTCGCTTTTGGTGAAG ATCTTAAGGGATCTTAAGGATACTTTCTGGCCATTCCAGTATGATCGTGCTACTAGTTTATTTATAAGAGCAGCACATGCTGCAAATCTCACTTTTGGATCAAGAACTGTTGGAGAAAGACACTACAATTCACGTGGCAGTGCCAG TGGTTTCGAAATAGCTTCTTCAAAGGCTGCTCATCATAGAATAGAGCGTGGAGTTTGGACTATCGCTCGTTTTGGTGATATGCGGCGTGCATTAGCAG CCTGTGAGAGACTCGTACTCCTAGATGCAGGTCATGAGGAGCTAAGAGATTATGCAATTCTTCTATATCACTGCGGATTCTACGAAGTATGCTTACAGTTCTTGAAGTTGTATCAAAGCACAAAG GATTCTTGTTGCAATTCAGGGCCTGATAAAATGAAAGAGTTGGAGGAAGATCTTACTTTAAATTTAATGGCCCGAGTAAATCTCATTCTAGGTGAGGAAGGTTGGAGCAAGTCTGATGTTAGTACAAAATATTGGGGTAGAAGCCCTGAGCCATGGtag